The genomic segment TCCCATTTTGCTCCCACAGACAGCAGAACGGCCCATCGACTGACTACGTCGATAGGCCGTTGACCTGCAAGTACGGGACGTGGGCGATACTGGGATCGAACCAGTGACCTCTTCGGTGTGAACGAAGCGCTCTCCCGCTGAGCTAATCGCCCCGCTTGCGGTGTGTGAACACAGTAGCGCACCCCCGCGACGGGCCCGCACACCGGGGTCCCGTTAAGCGGAAACGGGCCCGGCCAAACGGGTGGCCACGTTCCGCTCATCGTCCGATACGGAGCGAACAACATCGTGGTAGCGAAGGCCTTGGACGCACGCGGCGCACTAGGGGACTACCGACATTCGCGCGACAGCGCTATCGCGTCGGGATCAAACCGAGCAGTATGGACCCGTGGGAGATCAGCCAGGGCGCGTGCGGCGGCCCGGAGGCCAGGGGTGATGATGGAACGAGCGGCCGCGCGAGATGACCCCGTCCGGGTGATCTTCGGGGATTCCGCGAGCGACACGGCGCCTCCGTACGTCTCAACGTCGCGACTCGGTCAACCTGGACCGGGAGAGGAGTGAAGGGTAGGACGATGCGCAACGATCACGTGACGCTCCGCTCGACGGCGGTCTTCGACCTGCTGGCCCCGCGGACGCCCGCAGTCCCCGTGAAGGTGGAGCTGCGCTACGACACTCGCGACCCGTACGCGGTCGTCGCCGCGTTCCGCACCGGCCGCGCCGGCTGGGTCGAGTGGGTGTACGCACGTGACCTGCTCGCCGACGGCCTGCTCGCCGACGCCGGCGACGGGGACGTCCGCATCCGGCCCTCGGTGGAGGATCCCGAGTCCGTGCTGATCGAGCTGAACTCCCCGTCGGGGCACGCGATGTTCGAAGCCTCGGCCCAGGAGCTCGCCGACTTCCTCGACCGGACCTACGACGTGGTGCTGCCCGGCAACGAGCACCTGTGGGTCGACGTCGACGACGCGCTGACCCACCTGATCCCGAACGACCTGAGCTGATCCGGCCTGCTCAGCGGCCCGCGCGAGCGAATGGCCACCCCCCTGCAACGGGGGTTTCGGGGATCGGCTAAAGTTCTTCACACACCGCGAGCAAGGGAAACCCCGGGCGAGCGGCGAAAATGCGGACGTAGCGCAGCTGGTAGCGCATCACCTTGCCAAGGTGAGGGTCGCGGGTTCGAGTCCCGTCGTCCGCTCGGAAGGCCTACTCGGGCCTGACACGGTGGAGTGGCCGAGAGGCGAGGCAACGGCCTGCAAAGCCGTGTACACGGGTTCGAATCCCGTCTCCACCTCGCGCGATTAGCTCAGCGGGAGAGCGCTTCCCTGACACGGAAGAGGTCACTGGTTCAATCCCAGTATCGCGCACCACATGTTGTCGCAGGTCAAAGCCCTGTCCCTTCTCATCGGGGACGGGGCTTTACTGTTCTGAAGGCGATGAAAAGGCGATGGCCTTCTTCGCCGGTTCCAGCGCTGTTTCAGGCCTTGTCGGCCTTAGATGCGGGCATCACTCCCCCAGCTTGACCCGCTCCGCTGAGGTAAGTGGGTCAGCGACTGCATCCACCGCGCTTCGAGCGCCTCGATGATCTGCCGTCGCATCTCCGGGGTCACGTGGTCGTACACCCGGGCCATGCCCTTCATCCGCTGCCCCAGCCGGGCCCGCCGGGCCACCTCAGGAATCCCGTCCTCGGTCAGCCAGCTCGCGTGAGTGTGACGTCCCTCATGAAACGTGAAGTCCGGCAAGACTGGCGGAGCCACCTGAGACTCCCCCATCTCCGTGGTCTCCGCGCCGTCCTCTCCATCGACGTCCGCCCCGGCCTGCTCGTCCGGGAGTCATCAGGTTTATCCCACTCAGTGGGGCAACTGTCTGTGTCTCAAGACTCTATTCGCCTATGAACCTTCCACCACGGGCATCGACCGCAGATGGCGTCGAAGAGGCCGGGTCCGTACGGCAAATCGGCGGACGGCCAGGCAGAGACAACGTGGCCAACGCCCAAGATGAGCCAGTCGGCCAGCCGTCGAATGAGAGAGTGGTCGGTTGTCACACCGCCGCGAGGAAGCCGGTATGCGGCTGGGGCCGAACGACGCCGTGCGCGGGTCGGACGCCACCCCTCCCGCGATGAGACATCCCTGCCGACATCGCCCTTGCCGCACCCCGCGGTGCAGTGGTTCGCAGCCCACGAAGGTGAGCAGAGGAGCGGGGTTCGCGCTTTCCCTCGGGAACTGCCGAAACCTCGCGCAGGAAAAGGCCCGTTCCAGAAAATCGTCTGAGCTCGCCCTCCGGCCGCGCACCGAGCAGAGGGTGTTGAATCCTACGCCTGGCCGAGTCGGCCGAGGAAGAAGAAGGAATGGCTGACCGGCCCGCCCCCGCCGTGGTCGAGGACCATCGGGAACTGCTGCGCGAAATCGCCGCCGAATTCGGCTCCCCCCACGTCTACAACCTCGACCGCATGCAGGCCCGCGCAGCAGCCGTGCGCGCCACGCTGCACCCCGCGCGGCTGCACTACGCCATCAAAGCCAACCCGCTGCCGGAAGTCATGCTGGCTCTGAATAACGTCCTTGATGGGTTGGAGGTTGGATCGAGCGGTGAACTCCGGTACGTGCGGGAACTCGGAACCGCCCGGACCGCGTCCTGGACGGCGGCCCAGCGAAAGCCCACACCGTGCGGAGTGGGGCGCGCGCTGTGCACCTCGAATCCACCGGCGAACTGGCCGCCGCCCGCGGTGCCGACGCGGGCACCGCGCTCGCTATGCGGGCCAACACGACGACCGGTGTCGAGGCGCCGTTGGACAACATGGTGGGCGGCCCGTCACGGTTCGGTTTGGACGAAGAGCTGCTCACCGACCTGGCGGGGCGACGCGACCTTGCAGGGGCGCCGGCGTTCATCCGGTGGGCAGGTGGTGCTGGAGTTTGGCCGCTACCTCACCGCTGCGGAGGGTGTGCTGGGTCACCACGGT from the Amycolatopsis magusensis genome contains:
- a CDS encoding SsgA family sporulation/cell division regulator; this translates as MRNDHVTLRSTAVFDLLAPRTPAVPVKVELRYDTRDPYAVVAAFRTGRAGWVEWVYARDLLADGLLADAGDGDVRIRPSVEDPESVLIELNSPSGHAMFEASAQELADFLDRTYDVVLPGNEHLWVDVDDALTHLIPNDLS